In one Bradyrhizobium cosmicum genomic region, the following are encoded:
- a CDS encoding maleylacetate reductase: MIGSFTFENLPCRVVFGSGTLASARAEVERLGGKRALVLTTPQQEAQGKSLGAALGPLYAGIFPGATMHTPVEVTERALAAMKGCEVDCVVSLGGGSTTGLGKALALRTGVNQLCIPTTYAGSEMTPILGQTDNGLKTTVRDAAVLPETVIYDVDLTLTLPASLAATSGINAIAHAVEALYARDTNPVTSLMAEEGIRALARALPAIALKSDDREARTEALYGAWLCGVCLGTVGMALHHKLCHTLGGTFDLPHAETHTIVLPHALAYNAPAVPDAMARISRAIGAADASQGLFDLAKRLGARLALRDIGMPESGIDKAADLAVTNAYWNPRPLERGAIRDLIARAWAGEPPVAIKAAA, translated from the coding sequence ATGATCGGTTCGTTCACCTTCGAAAACCTGCCCTGCCGTGTCGTGTTCGGCAGCGGAACGCTGGCCTCGGCTAGGGCCGAGGTGGAGCGGCTCGGCGGCAAGCGCGCCCTGGTGCTGACGACGCCGCAGCAGGAGGCACAAGGCAAGAGCCTGGGAGCCGCGCTCGGCCCGCTCTATGCCGGCATTTTTCCCGGCGCGACCATGCACACCCCGGTCGAGGTCACGGAGCGCGCGCTCGCGGCGATGAAGGGGTGCGAGGTCGACTGCGTGGTCTCGCTCGGCGGCGGCTCCACGACCGGCCTCGGCAAGGCGCTCGCCTTGCGCACCGGCGTCAACCAGCTCTGCATTCCCACCACCTATGCCGGCTCGGAGATGACGCCGATCCTCGGCCAGACCGATAACGGCCTGAAGACCACGGTGCGCGACGCGGCCGTGCTTCCGGAGACCGTGATCTACGATGTCGATCTCACCCTGACGCTGCCGGCCAGCCTCGCCGCAACGTCCGGCATCAACGCGATAGCCCATGCGGTGGAAGCGCTTTACGCGCGCGACACCAATCCCGTGACATCGCTGATGGCGGAAGAAGGCATCCGGGCCTTGGCCCGCGCCCTGCCCGCCATTGCCTTAAAGAGTGACGACCGCGAGGCCCGCACCGAGGCGCTCTATGGGGCCTGGCTGTGCGGGGTCTGCCTCGGCACGGTCGGCATGGCGCTGCATCACAAGCTCTGCCATACACTCGGCGGCACGTTCGATCTGCCGCATGCGGAAACCCACACCATCGTGCTGCCGCATGCGCTGGCGTACAACGCACCGGCCGTGCCCGATGCGATGGCGCGGATCTCGCGTGCGATCGGCGCGGCCGATGCCTCGCAGGGACTCTTCGACCTCGCGAAACGGCTGGGCGCCAGGCTGGCCCTGCGCGACATCGGCATGCCCGAGAGCGGCATCGACAAGGCAGCCGATCTCGCCGTCACCAATGCCTACTGGAATCCGCGCCCGCTCGAGCGGGGCGCCATCCGCGACCTTATTGCGCGCGCCTGGGCCGGCGAGCCGCCGGTTGCCATCAAAGCGGCGGCATGA
- a CDS encoding urea ABC transporter substrate-binding protein translates to MSKSVLRGLRAAALTGTLVLGSVPAYAAENPIKLGVLEDQSGDFAAATIGKVHAIQLAAEEINKAGGIMGRPLELVPYDTQSDNTRYQEFMRRVLQRDKVDVVFAGFSSASREAYRPIVDQFNGFAFYNNQYEGGVCDGHMIVTGAVPEQQFSTLIPYMMEKYGKNVYTLAADYNFGQISAEWVRKIVKENGGKMAGEEFIPLGVSQFSQSIQNIQKAKPDFVVTLLVGTAQASYYEQAASANVNLPMASSVNVGQGYEHKRFKPPSLKDMYVTTNYIEEIDSPKSKEFYAKFKAKFPSEPYVNQEAENSYLAVYLYKQMVERAKSTKREDIRKVIALGDVCMDAPEGKVCIDPKSQHMSHTIYLAKVGADHSISFPKTWEDIKPYWLGEAGCDLTKKDPMAQYTPSNPPPKP, encoded by the coding sequence ATGAGCAAGTCTGTATTGCGGGGGCTGCGTGCCGCAGCCCTCACGGGGACGCTTGTCCTCGGATCAGTCCCGGCATACGCGGCGGAGAACCCGATCAAGCTCGGTGTGCTGGAGGATCAGTCCGGCGACTTCGCCGCGGCCACGATCGGCAAGGTCCACGCCATCCAGCTCGCCGCCGAGGAGATCAACAAGGCGGGCGGCATCATGGGCCGGCCGCTGGAGCTCGTTCCTTACGACACGCAGTCCGACAACACCCGCTACCAGGAATTCATGCGACGCGTGCTCCAGCGTGACAAGGTCGACGTGGTGTTCGCAGGCTTCTCCTCGGCCTCGCGCGAGGCTTACCGGCCGATCGTCGATCAGTTCAACGGCTTTGCCTTCTACAACAACCAGTACGAAGGCGGGGTCTGCGACGGCCACATGATCGTAACGGGCGCGGTACCGGAGCAGCAGTTCTCCACGCTCATTCCCTACATGATGGAGAAGTACGGCAAGAACGTCTACACGCTCGCCGCCGACTACAATTTCGGTCAGATCTCGGCGGAATGGGTGCGCAAGATCGTCAAGGAGAACGGCGGCAAGATGGCCGGCGAGGAGTTCATCCCGCTTGGCGTCTCGCAGTTCTCCCAGAGCATCCAGAACATCCAGAAGGCCAAGCCGGACTTCGTGGTCACGCTGCTGGTCGGCACCGCGCAGGCTTCCTACTATGAGCAGGCGGCCTCCGCCAACGTCAACCTGCCGATGGCCTCCTCGGTCAACGTCGGCCAGGGCTACGAGCACAAGCGCTTCAAGCCGCCGAGCCTGAAGGACATGTACGTCACCACCAACTACATCGAGGAGATCGACTCGCCGAAGAGCAAGGAGTTCTACGCCAAGTTCAAGGCCAAATTCCCGAGCGAGCCCTACGTGAATCAGGAGGCGGAAAACTCCTATCTCGCCGTCTATCTCTACAAGCAGATGGTGGAGCGGGCGAAGTCGACCAAGCGCGAGGATATCCGCAAGGTGATCGCGTTGGGCGACGTCTGCATGGACGCGCCGGAAGGCAAGGTCTGCATCGACCCGAAGAGCCAGCACATGTCGCACACGATCTATCTCGCCAAGGTTGGTGCTGATCATTCGATCTCCTTCCCGAAGACCTGGGAGGACATCAAGCCGTACTGGCTGGGTGAAGCCGGCTGCGATCTGACCAAGAAAGATCCGATGGCGCAGTACACGCCGTCGAATCCTCCGCCGAAACCCTGA
- a CDS encoding Dabb family protein, with amino-acid sequence MSGPIRHIVMWRLRGETPDERAAARVKVKTLFEGLRGRIDGLTHIEVGVDVSDVDYACDVVLFSEFTDHAALAAYATHPEHLRVREALGDLRIGRFQVDYPIKETGA; translated from the coding sequence ATGTCGGGCCCGATCAGGCACATCGTGATGTGGCGGCTACGCGGGGAGACCCCGGATGAGCGCGCCGCGGCCCGGGTCAAGGTCAAGACCCTGTTCGAAGGCCTGCGCGGCCGGATCGACGGCCTCACCCATATTGAAGTCGGTGTCGACGTCAGCGATGTCGACTACGCCTGCGATGTCGTTCTGTTCTCCGAATTCACCGACCACGCCGCGCTGGCGGCCTACGCCACCCACCCTGAGCATTTGCGTGTCCGCGAGGCGCTGGGCGACTTGCGGATCGGACGCTTCCAGGTCGATTATCCCATCAAAGAGACCGGCGCATGA
- a CDS encoding ABC transporter permease subunit: MDIATHVFSALYQFGDAFAFLVLSACGLAVIFGMMGVINLAHGEFIMCGAYVTAATVHAGLPLPLGILAGTIVSALVGVLVELAVIRHLYDRPLDTIVATWGLSLIATQGTLIMVGSTMAGVGTPFGSFQVGDYSYSIYRIVLFCSALGVLAALYALFNWTRFGVLARATIQVPHMAAALGVDTRLIYSLTFACGAGLAGLAGGLYAPTMTLVPTMGATFIMEAFVTVVIGGADVFLGTAPAGGLLAIVKSGMTSWQGQLFGQIGLLVAVIIVVRVLPKGISGFVLRERT, translated from the coding sequence ATGGACATCGCGACCCACGTCTTTTCGGCACTTTATCAATTCGGTGACGCCTTCGCGTTCCTGGTGCTCTCGGCCTGCGGGCTCGCGGTGATCTTCGGCATGATGGGTGTAATCAATCTGGCCCATGGCGAGTTCATCATGTGCGGTGCCTATGTCACCGCGGCGACCGTGCATGCCGGTTTGCCGCTCCCGCTCGGTATCCTGGCGGGGACGATCGTGTCCGCACTGGTCGGCGTGCTTGTCGAGCTCGCGGTGATCCGCCATCTCTACGATCGGCCGCTCGACACCATCGTCGCAACCTGGGGGCTCAGCCTGATCGCGACGCAGGGCACGCTGATCATGGTCGGCTCGACGATGGCGGGGGTCGGCACGCCGTTCGGCAGTTTCCAGGTCGGCGACTACTCCTATTCGATTTACCGCATCGTGCTGTTTTGCTCCGCGCTCGGCGTGCTCGCCGCGCTCTATGCGCTGTTCAACTGGACCCGCTTCGGCGTGCTGGCGCGCGCCACCATCCAGGTGCCGCACATGGCGGCGGCCCTCGGCGTCGATACGCGGCTGATCTACAGCCTGACCTTCGCCTGCGGCGCGGGGCTCGCCGGCCTTGCCGGCGGCCTCTATGCGCCGACCATGACGCTGGTGCCGACCATGGGGGCGACCTTCATCATGGAGGCGTTCGTCACGGTCGTGATCGGCGGCGCCGACGTTTTCCTCGGTACCGCGCCTGCCGGCGGCCTGCTCGCGATCGTGAAGTCGGGGATGACGTCCTGGCAGGGACAGTTGTTCGGCCAGATCGGCCTGCTGGTCGCCGTCATCATCGTGGTCCGGGTGCTGCCGAAGGGCATCTCCGGCTTCGTGCTGCGCGAACGCACCTGA
- a CDS encoding ANTAR domain-containing response regulator, producing the protein MSSRLLQNFKGGRAIVVTRRGGWESTLETTLAKLGVSTEYPEIIDGRAQIDVTTLQADRDILFVDGDLEGAVAIEVHPASRLPPVPVIGLVGVEAPSRLKALVNLGATSFLRKPVHGGAVYTSLFMGINQFLLRAEMSERLQDLEERRRGRRAVIRAVVLLMQQGGLDEEGAYSQLRRESMRARQNMELYCEEFLSKRAKPPDTSGRTTGIMLQGGNKQAI; encoded by the coding sequence ATGAGCTCTCGACTGCTACAGAACTTCAAGGGCGGCCGCGCCATCGTCGTGACACGGCGAGGCGGATGGGAGAGCACGCTCGAAACGACGCTCGCCAAGCTTGGCGTCTCCACCGAATACCCCGAAATCATCGACGGCCGCGCGCAGATCGACGTGACGACCCTGCAGGCCGACCGCGACATTCTGTTCGTCGACGGCGATCTCGAAGGCGCCGTCGCCATCGAGGTCCATCCCGCCTCGCGGCTGCCGCCGGTGCCGGTGATCGGCCTTGTCGGCGTCGAGGCGCCGAGCCGGCTGAAGGCGCTCGTCAATCTCGGTGCGACCTCGTTCCTGCGCAAGCCGGTGCATGGCGGTGCGGTCTACACATCCCTGTTCATGGGCATCAACCAGTTCCTGCTGCGCGCCGAAATGAGCGAACGCCTGCAGGACCTCGAGGAACGCCGCCGCGGTCGTCGCGCGGTGATCCGGGCCGTGGTCCTGCTGATGCAGCAGGGCGGCCTCGACGAGGAAGGTGCCTATTCCCAGCTCCGTCGCGAAAGCATGCGCGCGCGGCAGAACATGGAACTCTATTGCGAGGAGTTCCTGAGCAAGCGGGCGAAGCCGCCCGATACGTCCGGCCGCACGACCGGCATCATGCTGCAAGGCGGCAACAAGCAAGCCATCTAG
- a CDS encoding ABC transporter ATP-binding protein gives MPRKEVILSTLGLRAGYGGKPVLQGLEIEVREGEIVAVIGRNGVGKSTLMKSLIGLVPAMSGSIVYRGEAVESLPAHKRARLGMGYVPQGRDVFPRLTVGENVAVGAAIKGGGIPEAGRRKIVEAFPILEERWQQRAGTMSGGQQQQLAIGRVLIADPSLILLDEPSEGIQPNIVQDIARNMVELNRKTGVTIILVEQNLDMIRAMAQRCYVMDKGRIVASLDRSALDDVAEMRRHLAV, from the coding sequence ATGCCGCGCAAGGAAGTGATCCTCTCGACGCTGGGCTTGCGGGCCGGCTATGGCGGCAAGCCGGTGCTCCAGGGCCTCGAGATCGAGGTGCGGGAAGGCGAGATCGTCGCCGTCATCGGGCGCAACGGCGTCGGCAAATCGACGTTAATGAAGAGCCTGATCGGGCTCGTGCCGGCGATGAGCGGCTCGATTGTCTATCGCGGCGAGGCCGTGGAATCGCTGCCGGCGCACAAGCGGGCGCGGCTCGGCATGGGCTATGTGCCGCAGGGCCGCGACGTCTTTCCGCGCCTGACCGTCGGCGAGAACGTCGCCGTCGGTGCCGCAATCAAGGGCGGCGGCATCCCCGAGGCGGGCCGGCGCAAGATCGTGGAGGCCTTTCCCATTCTCGAAGAGCGCTGGCAACAGCGTGCCGGCACCATGTCCGGAGGCCAGCAGCAGCAGCTGGCGATCGGACGGGTCCTGATAGCCGATCCGAGCCTGATCCTGCTGGACGAGCCGTCCGAGGGCATTCAGCCCAACATCGTCCAGGACATCGCGCGCAACATGGTCGAGCTCAACCGCAAGACCGGCGTGACCATCATCCTGGTCGAGCAGAATCTCGACATGATCCGCGCTATGGCGCAGCGCTGCTACGTCATGGACAAGGGCCGCATCGTCGCAAGTCTCGACCGTTCGGCGCTCGACGACGTGGCGGAGATGCGCCGGCACCTCGCGGTCTAG
- a CDS encoding LysR family transcriptional regulator → MDRLLQLEVFSRTAELGSLSKAADTLRMSNAAASRHLSALEERLAVRLIERNTRRQWLTEAGQELLQRCSPLLNELAEAEDAVSDRALSPKGMLRVTSSLSFAMIYLAPMLPAFRALYPDLSVQITSANRYLDFIEAGIDVAIRTREQEPDSNIIVRRIGQMHRVLAAAPSYLEKHGRPEHPADLARHNMLIYNLANDPYSLRLSQGGATQTIRIAPTLDSNDGQIICGAARAGLGILIQPLYIVQSDIAAGRLVPVLMGWELPLLTMNIAYQNRVRLPAKIRVFSDFLVSHIREHSEPGIWIDATK, encoded by the coding sequence ATGGACCGACTGCTCCAACTCGAAGTCTTCTCCAGAACCGCTGAGCTCGGCAGCCTGTCCAAGGCCGCCGATACGCTGCGGATGTCGAACGCGGCTGCCAGCCGCCATCTCAGCGCGCTGGAGGAGCGGCTTGCGGTCCGGCTGATCGAGCGCAACACGCGCCGGCAATGGCTGACCGAAGCGGGGCAGGAGCTGTTGCAGCGCTGCAGCCCGCTCCTGAACGAGCTGGCCGAAGCCGAAGACGCCGTCTCCGACCGAGCGCTGTCGCCGAAGGGCATGCTGCGGGTGACGAGCTCGCTGTCCTTCGCGATGATCTATCTCGCGCCGATGCTGCCGGCCTTCCGCGCGCTCTATCCTGATCTCAGCGTGCAGATCACCAGCGCAAACCGCTATCTGGACTTCATCGAAGCCGGCATCGACGTGGCGATCCGCACGCGCGAGCAGGAACCGGATTCCAACATCATCGTCCGCCGCATCGGCCAGATGCATCGCGTGCTCGCGGCTGCCCCGTCCTATCTGGAGAAGCACGGACGGCCGGAGCATCCCGCCGATCTCGCCCGCCACAACATGCTGATCTACAATCTCGCCAACGATCCCTATTCGCTGCGCCTGAGCCAGGGGGGTGCAACGCAGACGATCCGGATCGCACCGACGCTCGACAGCAATGACGGTCAGATCATCTGCGGCGCTGCGCGTGCCGGTCTCGGCATCCTGATCCAGCCGCTCTACATTGTGCAGAGCGATATCGCGGCCGGCCGTCTGGTGCCCGTGCTGATGGGTTGGGAGCTGCCGCTGCTCACCATGAACATCGCCTATCAGAACCGCGTCCGGCTGCCCGCCAAGATCAGGGTGTTTTCCGATTTTCTCGTCAGCCACATCCGGGAGCATTCAGAGCCGGGAATATGGATCGACGCGACAAAGTGA
- a CDS encoding acetamidase/formamidase family protein has translation MAWQNESIMARKGVAKGARGKEYTITESEQGKYHYVYGPYVDSVLTVDPGAVVSAETHDAFEGAIKHETDSPSKILNFPFLNPQNGPIHVNGAEKGDTLAVYIESIVPRGPQPRGTTVIMPDFGGLVSTGNTALLNPALPERVKKLEIDAKTGTKWNDKITLPYEPFIGTIGTSPEIEAISSLVPDYYGGNMDLPDVGVGAVIYLPVNTKGALLYLGDCHAAQGDGELCGVAIEHPTVTTVQIDLIKNWTIAWPRLETKDFIMTIGSARPMEDAARIAYRELCRWMAADYGFDEIDAYMLLTQAGRMRVGNMVDPKYTLGASIKKSYLV, from the coding sequence ATGGCCTGGCAAAACGAGTCGATCATGGCACGCAAAGGCGTCGCCAAGGGCGCGCGCGGCAAGGAATACACGATCACGGAAAGCGAGCAGGGCAAGTACCACTATGTGTACGGGCCCTATGTGGATTCGGTGCTGACCGTCGATCCCGGCGCGGTCGTCTCCGCTGAGACCCACGACGCGTTCGAAGGCGCGATCAAGCACGAGACCGACAGCCCGTCGAAAATTCTCAACTTCCCGTTCCTCAATCCGCAGAACGGTCCGATCCACGTCAACGGCGCGGAGAAGGGCGACACGCTCGCGGTCTACATCGAGAGCATCGTGCCGCGAGGGCCGCAGCCGCGCGGCACCACCGTGATCATGCCGGATTTCGGCGGCCTGGTCAGCACGGGGAATACGGCGCTGCTCAATCCCGCACTGCCCGAGCGCGTCAAGAAGCTCGAGATCGACGCCAAGACGGGCACGAAGTGGAACGACAAGATCACGCTGCCCTATGAGCCCTTCATCGGCACCATCGGCACCTCGCCGGAGATCGAGGCGATCTCATCGCTCGTTCCCGACTATTACGGCGGCAACATGGACCTTCCGGATGTCGGCGTCGGCGCCGTCATCTACCTGCCGGTCAACACCAAGGGCGCGCTGCTCTATCTTGGCGACTGCCACGCCGCGCAGGGTGACGGCGAGCTCTGCGGCGTCGCCATCGAGCATCCGACCGTGACCACGGTGCAGATCGACCTGATCAAGAACTGGACCATCGCCTGGCCGCGGCTCGAGACCAAGGATTTCATCATGACGATCGGTTCGGCACGGCCGATGGAGGATGCGGCACGCATCGCCTATCGCGAACTCTGCCGCTGGATGGCGGCCGATTACGGCTTCGATGAGATCGACGCCTATATGCTGCTGACCCAGGCCGGACGGATGCGGGTCGGCAACATGGTGGACCCGAAATATACGCTCGGTGCCTCCATCAAGAAGTCCTATCTCGTTTGA
- a CDS encoding branched-chain amino acid ABC transporter permease, with the protein MTALVSFFRRLEGPQTVGRGRAFWGLFAIVLAIALAYPLFSDGYTVGNTVYFFVWVFIALSLCLIWGYGGSLSFGQTAFFGIAGYGYGVLTLNFGSAYGFTLVAFVAAIAIAALFAVLLGYFMFFGRIAGVFLGIVTLAVTLMLERFMAQTAGPEWHIGSARLNGFNGMSAMPPLTIPWPGEPIVLFADVGLYYFVLGLLVFVYLALRILMNSSFGNVIVAIRENPERAEMLGYDIRKYQLITFVIGAALAGISGVLYTAWGQYITPSSMGMTAAALPLIWVAVGGRSDLTSTVVGTLVVLAAFQALTIYGSQYALVFMGVLLVLTVLIAPNGLVLGAMNWLGRLAARLTQRAG; encoded by the coding sequence GTGACTGCTCTCGTTTCCTTTTTTCGCCGTCTTGAAGGCCCGCAGACCGTCGGTCGTGGTCGGGCCTTCTGGGGCCTGTTTGCCATCGTGCTTGCGATCGCGCTCGCCTATCCGCTGTTCAGCGACGGCTACACGGTCGGCAATACCGTCTACTTCTTTGTCTGGGTCTTCATCGCTCTCAGCCTGTGCCTGATCTGGGGCTATGGCGGCTCGCTGTCGTTCGGCCAGACCGCGTTCTTCGGCATCGCCGGCTATGGCTACGGGGTTCTCACCCTCAATTTCGGCTCGGCCTATGGCTTCACGCTGGTCGCGTTTGTCGCTGCAATCGCAATCGCGGCGCTGTTCGCGGTCCTGCTCGGCTATTTCATGTTCTTCGGCCGCATCGCTGGTGTGTTTCTCGGCATCGTCACGCTCGCCGTGACGCTGATGCTGGAGCGCTTCATGGCGCAGACCGCGGGGCCGGAATGGCACATCGGCAGCGCGAGGCTCAACGGCTTCAACGGCATGAGCGCCATGCCGCCGCTCACCATCCCCTGGCCGGGGGAGCCGATCGTGCTGTTCGCCGATGTCGGGCTCTACTATTTCGTACTCGGGCTCCTGGTCTTCGTCTATCTGGCCCTGCGCATCCTGATGAACTCGTCGTTCGGCAACGTCATCGTCGCCATCCGCGAGAACCCTGAAAGGGCGGAGATGCTGGGCTACGACATCCGCAAATACCAGCTCATCACCTTCGTCATCGGCGCCGCGCTCGCGGGGATATCGGGCGTGCTCTACACGGCGTGGGGCCAATACATCACGCCGTCGAGCATGGGCATGACGGCGGCGGCGCTGCCGCTGATCTGGGTCGCGGTCGGCGGCCGCAGCGACCTGACCTCGACCGTGGTGGGCACGCTGGTGGTGCTCGCGGCGTTCCAGGCGCTGACGATCTATGGCAGCCAGTACGCGCTCGTCTTCATGGGCGTCCTGCTCGTGCTCACAGTCCTGATCGCTCCGAACGGCCTCGTGCTCGGCGCGATGAACTGGCTCGGGCGGCTCGCAGCGCGCCTCACGCAGAGGGCCGGCTGA
- a CDS encoding transporter substrate-binding domain-containing protein: MTRRHYRIGVMFSTTGSYSVVARSILNGALLAFEEVNATSQDIELEPVVVNPSGDLARYRSLSLELLGSGIRQVVGCYTSSSRKEVIPCFEKFDGLLWYPSHYEGFESSDNVIYTGAAPNQHVLPLVDYLASRVGSRAFCIGSNYIWAWENNRIFREALIARGGTVLAERYLSMGDTEVDQVIAAIIEQRPDVVFNNLIGTSAYAFFRAFRAACRARGIDQAAEIPVASCTLSEPELPEIGPDAIDGHLSSSVYFSSLNSPENAAFINAYAQSFPDGPVSSADAESSYIAVKLLAAALSQAGTDDARKVRAAVADQRLRAPQGEVRIDRQTFHAWLTPRIGRSSVNGQFEVLLESREPIAPDPYLVQSSPRFASAMRSPLLKVV; this comes from the coding sequence ATGACGCGAAGACATTATCGAATTGGCGTGATGTTCTCGACGACTGGCTCCTACAGCGTCGTCGCGCGGTCGATCCTCAATGGCGCGTTGCTCGCGTTTGAGGAGGTCAACGCAACTAGCCAAGATATCGAGCTGGAGCCAGTGGTGGTCAATCCGTCGGGCGACCTCGCGCGCTATCGTTCGCTCAGCCTCGAGCTGCTCGGCTCCGGCATCCGCCAAGTGGTCGGCTGCTACACCTCGTCGAGCCGCAAGGAGGTGATCCCGTGTTTCGAGAAGTTCGACGGGCTGCTCTGGTATCCCTCGCACTACGAGGGTTTCGAGAGTTCCGATAACGTCATCTATACCGGCGCGGCGCCCAACCAGCACGTGCTGCCGCTGGTCGACTATCTGGCGTCCCGGGTCGGCTCGCGCGCCTTCTGCATCGGCTCGAATTACATCTGGGCCTGGGAGAACAACCGCATCTTCCGCGAGGCGCTGATCGCGCGCGGCGGTACCGTGCTCGCCGAGCGCTATCTCTCGATGGGCGATACCGAGGTCGACCAGGTCATTGCCGCGATCATCGAGCAACGCCCGGACGTCGTCTTCAACAATCTGATCGGCACCAGCGCCTATGCCTTCTTCCGCGCGTTCCGTGCCGCCTGCCGCGCACGCGGGATCGATCAGGCCGCGGAAATTCCTGTCGCGAGCTGCACGCTGTCCGAACCGGAATTGCCGGAGATCGGGCCCGATGCCATCGACGGACATCTGTCGTCGAGCGTCTATTTCTCGTCTCTGAATTCGCCGGAGAATGCCGCCTTCATCAATGCGTATGCGCAATCCTTTCCGGATGGACCGGTCTCTTCGGCCGACGCCGAGTCGTCCTATATCGCGGTCAAGCTGCTCGCGGCCGCATTGTCGCAGGCCGGCACCGACGATGCGCGCAAGGTGCGCGCCGCCGTGGCCGATCAGCGGCTGCGTGCGCCGCAAGGCGAGGTCCGTATCGACCGGCAGACCTTTCACGCCTGGCTCACGCCGCGGATCGGCCGCTCGTCCGTCAACGGGCAATTCGAGGTGCTGCTGGAATCCCGCGAGCCGATCGCGCCCGATCCCTATCTCGTCCAGTCGTCGCCGCGCTTTGCCAGCGCAATGCGCTCTCCGCTGTTGAAGGTGGTGTAA
- a CDS encoding ABC transporter ATP-binding protein, producing the protein MSLLELRELNKHFGGLHVTNGVNLTLEPGEIHCLIGPNGAGKSTLFRLILGEYHPGSGEIVFAGENITALKSFARIHRGLSVKFQVPGVFKGLSVRQNLEIALQIRHRGAELEAEIDRLLGFLGLESEQAQTAGNLSHGQKQWLEIGMAISLKPRLLLLDEPTAGMSPEETHMTGEMVQRLNAGGMTVLAIEHDMAFVRQVAQRVTVLHLGQVFAQGSIDEIVADERVAAIYLGQAHA; encoded by the coding sequence ATGTCGCTGCTCGAGCTGCGCGAACTGAACAAGCATTTTGGCGGCCTGCACGTCACCAACGGCGTGAACCTGACGCTCGAGCCCGGCGAGATCCATTGCCTGATCGGGCCGAACGGTGCCGGCAAGAGCACGCTGTTTCGCCTGATCCTCGGTGAGTATCACCCCGGCAGCGGCGAGATCGTCTTTGCGGGAGAGAACATCACCGCGCTGAAATCCTTTGCGCGGATTCACCGCGGCCTGTCGGTCAAGTTCCAGGTGCCGGGCGTCTTCAAGGGCCTGTCCGTCCGCCAGAACCTCGAGATCGCCCTGCAGATCCGGCATCGCGGCGCCGAGCTCGAAGCTGAGATCGATCGGCTGCTCGGCTTCCTCGGCCTTGAATCCGAGCAGGCGCAGACCGCGGGCAATCTCAGCCACGGCCAGAAACAATGGCTGGAGATCGGCATGGCGATCAGCCTGAAGCCGCGCCTCCTGCTGCTCGACGAGCCCACCGCGGGCATGTCGCCGGAGGAAACCCACATGACCGGCGAAATGGTGCAGCGGCTCAATGCCGGCGGCATGACCGTGCTGGCGATCGAGCACGACATGGCGTTCGTGCGGCAGGTCGCCCAGCGCGTAACGGTGCTGCATCTCGGCCAAGTGTTCGCGCAGGGCTCGATCGACGAGATCGTGGCCGATGAGCGCGTGGCAGCGATCTATCTGGGGCAGGCCCATGCTTGA